AGGGTGAATTTGACGGTGTTCTTCTCCTGCTGAGGGTCGTAGGTGTCTGCGCGCATGAGCTCAGGCTGTAGCACATATCCTGTGCCTCCGTTCAGACTAAAGAGGGCGCTGTTCAGCTGAGTAAACTTATCTGAACAGAATGGAGACCAATTTTTAACACCTGACCCCAGCTTTCTTATACAGGCTCTCAAACATAATAAACAACAGTCAACCTGGGCAATATTATTTGGTaatattgtaaattaaaaaactaACTCAAAAGATTTGAATATTCCAAAAGTCTACATAACACATCACATTTCAGAAATGCATGCTATGCTTTTCCAATTTCACCCACCAGCAGTTTGGAAGTTGAGTGCTACCATTTGGCAGCCACATGTCCATAGAGCATAGGGGTCATAGTTGGAGGAATCCACCCGCTGGCCTTTGGGGTAGATGCGGCTCAGGGCTTTGCGGTTATACAGCAGGAATTCTCTGGACTTGTTCTTGCTGGGATACTTATTCTCCACAAAGGAGCGGACTTCTTTATAGCTGTAATTTTCTAATAGgaggcacagagacacaaattCAGTTAGTTCGTAATTTCCTGGTTACATGAAGTTTACTGTCACACAAGCCAATTTCAATAAAATGAGTGAGAAGTTGAAATGTACCAAATCGATCCTTGTCTTTGCTGCGTGGCAGACAGTACACCACCAGATCAGACATTTCTTTGGCCACCTCATCTCTGATCTCCACCTTCTCCTGCTGCTTTTGctgtataaagaaaataatggcTGAATACTAATGATCTAACGGCTTTATTCTTATTCGTATTTTTGTACAATGTGTAATTTGGCATGTGTGGGATAACATTATGATTACCTCAAACTCACGGGTTCCCTCTCTCTGAGTGATGTCCCAAGCCACCTGGTACCATTCGTACAGGTCCTCTGTGGTCTCTGTGGCCAAGTGGAATGGCAGTGTGTTCTCTTTAATGTCCTTACTCTGCAGCGTCACCACCACAGGCTTGCCGTGTTTGGCTGAACGCACTGAGGACCCCGATAGAAAGATGGTATTAAATTAGTATGACAAATACCAGCGCAGTGTCAATGTAGTTTAGTAAGTTATAGTTGAGTGCAAACGTTTAGATCCCCTGGGTTTCTGGttactgaatgaaaaaaatcacccaaattttacagaaattaaGCCAGCAGTTATCTTTATAATCAAGGTGAATAACtgcaagtggaaaaaaaactggaaaaatgcagaataaaaagCAAGAGACCTGAAAGAGTCATTAGACCCAAgtgcacatttacattattcAGGAATTTCATTCTGATACCGGTATAACACTTGTTGACCTTTTTGTTACAGAAATATCTGTAAAACCTAGAAAAAcctatgcaaacttttgcactcaaccataaaacactaaatgaaatttcattttcttcttctctcttttcttttctcttctcttttcttttctttaaacattagAGAAACTCTTACCAACGTTGCACTTGGAAATAtccactacacctttacacaagTCACCCAATGGATTATCATCATCAGCCTGAAACAGAAGCAAATTTGTTgataaaatatgaatttaaatgaCTTTACATAATCACATATACAACAGAATAAAGCACAAGCTCTTGTATGAAAATGAGACAGGTCTTTCTTACCAGGTCTTTCtgctcagcagcagcagagttTGCAACTTCTTCAACATAGTTTGATGGGAAATAGAGCTGCACCTTCCCACCATAATCACCTTTCCACCtgcaggagagagacagacagagagagagagagagagagagagcatagtCTTTTAGGAACTActaattttacattattttacattattataacttttatttaataagcatccacacataaaacatttcaattctATCTGCTGCAGTGGATAATTTCACCTGAATACTACAGAGACCTGCAGGTGATTGTAGTGTTTTCTGCCCATCTCgtttttaacacatttactgCATATACACTCACGgagcactttattaagaacactatAGTAATACTGAGTAGGGtttccctttgctctcaaaacagcctcaattcttcatggcatggattccacaagatgttggaaacattcctttgagattctggtctatgttgacatgattgcatcacgcaattcctgcagatttttctggtgcacattcatgctgtgaatctcctgttctaccacatcacAAAAGTGTTCTATTgttttcagatctggtgactgggaaggccactgaagaacactgaactcattgtcatgtttatgAAACCAGTTTCATggtgtgacatggtgcattatcatgctggaagtagccattagaagatgggtaggctgtggcattcaagtgatgattggttggtattaacaggcccgaAGTAtgtcaagaaaacattccccacaccattacaccacctccaccagcctggactgttgacacaaagcaggttgggtccatggattcatgctttTGGCCAAAttccctaccatctgtgtgcctcagcagaaatcaagattcatcagaccaggctacatttttccagtcttcaactgtccagttttggtgagcctacgcccactgcagcctcagctttcagttcttggctgacaaaaCTGGAACCAGACcaaggtcttctgctgttgtagcccatcttcctcaaggtttgacatgttgggcattctgagatgcttttctggtcaccacaattgtacagagtggttatttgagttactgtagcctttctgtcagctcaaattattctggccattctctgttgatctctctcatcaacagacttttccatccacagaactgtcacacACTGGAAGTTTACTTGTTTATTGCACccttctgagtaaactctagagactgttgtgcatgaaaatcccaggagatcagaagttatagaaatactcaaaccagaccatctggcaccaacaatcatgccacggtcaaagtcagtGAGACcaccttttttccccattctaatggttgatgtgaacattaccagtagctgctggcccgtatctgcattaTGTTATGCAtcgcactgctgccacatgattggctgattagataattgcatgaatgagtaggtgtacaaatgttcctaataaagtgctctgtgagtgtatacACCTATATATACAGCATTTGTCAATCTCACTATCTGGTTTCACCCAGAAGAGTATGAGTTCctttttcagtctgtttcttCCTGATTCTATCTCAGCAGGTTTTTCCTTGCCaatgttgcctctggcttgttcattaggggtCTATATCCAGCTTGATTTCTGTAACACTACTTTGTGACACCGTATATTGTAAAAcgttataaacaaacaaacataaataaactgaattaactctcattacaaaaaaaaaaaacctggagtGTCTCACCATCCACTGCTCTCTTTGGTAACGTTGTGGATCAGAGCGCCCTTGCAGAAGCTGAGCTCGTCTGGCCGCATGGCCCGGTAATCATAAAGAGCTTTCACTGTGCTCTGAGGCTGCAGAGAAACATATCATCATAAGATCAGGAGCTGTCACAGAACAAGCTAGATGTTTATGCAAACTTTCAGCACTTTTGGAAAGGGTCTCAAATTAAAACAGTGAATCACCCTTTGACATGTCAAATATGAACGTGCAAGATCACACACTGCAAAGCTACATAGCTGGAGGAGAGAACATAATCTAAATACGCTCAGGCATGACACTGCTGTATTAGCCGTGGCACGTTTCCTCTTTACTAAAGATCCATTTCCTATCTGAGAGACAGTGATAGCAAACAAGTACTTTTCCATCTTAGGCTACTGCTAATAATGTAACATGGGGCTTCACCGGATttcaacatgtgtgtgtgctgcatgaCTGTACATACCGGAGATGGTTCAATTTCATTGGCCTCTACATACTGCTTGCTGTCATAAATCGAAGCACATTTGTCCGTCtgcaacaaaataaatgaaaaaccgTTTACAGAAAGCTCCATTTTATTATCACTAGGGCTGCATCGATACCACATTTTTCAGAGTGAGATGTTTTCTGACACTCGTTGAtactgataatgataatgacatGAGTAACCTACAGGTGGCCAACCTGAGCTCACAGAACACAATGCCTTGAACTGCACTTTAACGCATCAGCAGAAAGGACAGGAAGCGTGCGTGTCTCAgggctcagtgctcgcagaactgaagtgctctcaagcatgacagtttctctgcacagTCACTTCATTGCTCCATGCTTGTGAATACATTTGTGTGAGCATTCTGTGAAACTGTGCTCATTTTTAATAGCCACGCTCGGTGATACTGCTCTGCTTGCTCACGTCTGTCATCTTTTCACTCTTTATTAAAGCCATTATTTAAATGCCATAAAATGtattatcaggttacttgtatatTAGTACGATGCTCTAGTAGCTCCTCTTGATATTTCCACAGCGCACAGGCTGCAGGTTGCTCTGTTTTGACTGCCATCATTAATTCAGAAATACATCCAGATCGCTGTCAATTTTGTGTCATCTCTTCATTATGTCACATAGTACTACACGGTATTAGATGTTAGTATTGAAGCATTTTTACAAGTATGAGAAAATGATCATGGTATCGGACCAATATCTGATACCCGTATCTGTATTGATGCAGCCCTAATTATTACTGACTACATATCTTGGCTACACATACTTTGTTATGTCATTTTGTAAATGAGGTTTTGAAACATGACAGAAGGACTGACCATGCTGAAGCGCTTCACTAGCTCTGGTGTGACTGGGTAGCGCAGTTTTGTCTTGCGGTAAAGAGGTTTCTTGCGGAAGTAGTTGACCAGCTCCACCAGACTCTCAAACTCGCTAGAGGAGCCCAACACAAAGAGGGATCCATCTTTGTGGATCCGACAGTGCTTGACCATGCCTTCACCTCTGCAAGACCACAGAATCCCAACAGTTTCATTCCCCCTCGTTAAACTCAGTCATGCAAACAAAGTCAGCTGACATTTTACTGGTGCAAAAATAAGAGCGCACTAAAGCCTCATTCACACAGATTTTAACATTAATGCAAGCTGAATCTGTGAACCACAATATCGTGTTCAGTTCCTTGATGGAGGGATGATAAGGAAgaaaagtgagtgagagtaaaAAGAAGACAGAAGCTATAAGAGCACCTGAAGGTGATGGCGTAAGAGTCTGATTCTTCCCTCTGTCTTATGAGGAAGGCTCCATCTCGAGGGATTCGCAGTAGGTTGTCTTCTGCCTCACCTCGACTCATGTTACTGTAAAACCACCTGCACAGGAGAAAAGCACAGTATTATCAAAGCGCTGCTTTAACAATGAACACATCTGAAACCATATTTAAATAAGTGCTATGTGGTGATATGTGAGTAGTCTTCCTTGGAACAGGGATGTGTGTGCACTATAGGGAACTATTGTAAAATTACAGTAACGCTGAAACAGCAAACTGTTGTTTCACAATACAGCAGATCTCTCTCCTGTGGGATTTTAAGACGCAGTGCAAAAGACCAAAGAGGCTATTCTGATCAACTGATCTGAAATTGTACTTTTAAAAGGTGTggttttccaaaaaaagaaatcttatACAATTTTCTtcgatcagaaaaaaaatgtttgttccTAACCTTATGTAGTTTAAGGTTAATATAGTTTATTTTTACCACATTTTCTCCTGTATTTAATTTATAGCTTAACCTTATTTTCAATTTAGTCTGTGTTAAGCACAGCTGGATTTCTGTATGAGCTAAGCGGGGATGAGATGCTGCAACCTGAGCATTCAATTCAGCATTTAACTACACAGTGAAATTTAGTTCTCTTTTTTATAGAGTACAATAAATCATACTATGTTCTAAACCTTATCTCAAAGTCCGTGTTGCATTACTTATGACCCAGATGTGGTTTATAGCagatatttacaaaaaacattATGAGTAAAACTTCCATTAATCGGTTAGCTATTTTAGCCTTGCTCCAGTTCTAatctaaatgaacaaatatcaGACATTAAACATGTCCTTGGCTGATCCACTAGATTTGAGGAAAgttgtatatttaatgtttgacCAAATTGTTCCTTTAGGTAGGGCACAGTTTTCATAGACTTTTTCTTATTGGTGTCCACAGTAGTCACTGACCCTTCATTGAGGTGCATGTTGGGCCGCGGCACAAAGTCAGTGAGGCGCAAGTTGAAGTCATGGCAACGGAGTGGGTTCTCTCTGTAGTGCTGGATCAGAGCATACACGCTGGGGAAGTGCAGGTTCTCCGTCAGAAAGAATGCGGTGCTGCCCCCGTCTGAGGCTGAGCGAATCCGGCAGTGCTGTACTCTACCACTGCGCCTacgcaacacacaaacacaaatgataCAACCGCTAAAAATTTATACTAGAAATTTATATAACTATACAGAAGTGCCAAAATGGATGCCTGTGTCTGTGGAATATGGTTCTGTGTGTGGAACAGTTATGTGAAAGAGGCTGGTTAGGAATATTCACAACATTATAATTCATATATGTTTTTGGATTCCATACAGTTAGAAGTATGTTATAATGAAAAGATTAAAGCAGCTGAATTGACTGTTTACCACTTGAACCAGACTTTTTTACTAAGCTTGCTGGACGTACCAGAAGGACAATGTGCAGTCAGTAAGGAAGGTGTCACTTTCTCGCACCAGAAAAGTTCCATCTCTGCCCCCAGACTCAAGACAGAATTCCTGCAGCAGTCTCTCAGCTCTCTGCCTGCCCTCAGCCAGACGTCCGTGGAACCAGGGCTCCGAACGGTGCAAATCCACACTGCTTATACCCTGACCATGAGAGCAGAGGacacagcagccaatcagaatacGCTTAGCCCTGACGCAAAATTCACTGAATTCAAAGGCtatgttttgcttttaaattgTACCATTCTCAAGAACAAATATAATTACATCCTGAATTACCTTCCCAATGTCCTCATCTGGCTCATTCTCCTCTGCATAGTACAGTTTGTTTTTGGAGATCACACAGTAGTGCTTATACCATGTCTATAAAACAATTATACACATTTGTCATACACACTGAAatgatgtatgaatgaatgtaaatgcatacagtcaactccagaattattggcacccttcaagagaaaatgaagaaatgctTGTATAACATAATCATTATGCACAATGCTTCATATTTTCAATCAAACTACTGGAGGAACTATTTAACCTCCCTCTGATATAAAACATTTgcataaaatgtcttttttgctCTATTTTTGGTTCTCATGTGATAAAATTATTGTGAAGAATactttatatgaataaaaacaaatcgtcattttttttttcttcttaatttaATCTGACAGAAAGAGGACCCACACGGTGTGTCTGTAAGGACCCAAATGTGTAGTGCGGTCAGATAAGCCCGTGCACATCATCGACATGTTTCCTGCGTAAGAGGAAACCCCCAGTGGTGGATCATTGACCCTCAGGGGCTATTTTGCAGCTGGTGGTCCAGTGGCTGAAAATGGATCCTAGCATTAATTCTGTTAAGCACCAGGATATTTTAACCATACACCTAGATGCCTCTGCCAAGAAGGCACCACTTACAACTAGGATGTAGATAGAGATTTCAACAAGATAATAACATTCAATTGTggaaacgtaaaaaaaaaaactcttattgtatctattattcattttatatattaatatttatgaagggtaccaataattctggagttgattatACAATCCAGTTAGACACACTTCTGCTCAGTATTAGTAAATTAAACACTATCTATTAATTTAAGGCCATTAAGTCATTAAGGTGGTATGatggagattttggagcacCTCATCAATGGGGTCCCAGATGAAAAGTTCTCCCTGCTTTTCTCCTCTGGACAGGTCTTTCATTCCGATGGTCTCACCGATATTCAGCTTTTTATGCTGTTTTAAAGAAGAAGCAAACAACCACATGTTATCCCTATATTCAAACTACCTACCACAACCTAGCAGCCTACAACCACTGCTTCTTTTTCTCCTAGCCTGTAACTACACTGTATTTCCTGTGTCTGTATACATGGCAGCAGATGAATGCATACTGCAGCAAATATAGTTTtcaatgttcattttatatctGCTTATACAATAGAAGCAATGATTTGTAACAGTGTCTGacatgaactgaaaaaaaaaatatattgccAGTGTTTTAACACAAAGAGGCCGTTGACCAATAatctagttttattttttaatagtttttggttttgataaaaaactgaattttaaaatatttaagtttCCATTGAAATatgtttacataattttcaATTCCAACTACCACCACATTACAGTGGGCTTTACAACTGACCAATCAACAGCTctgctttaaaaacacacacacagtgcagatgCACACCGCAGGACTgccctttctctcactcactgtatCTTCTTCATTTCTCTATTCTCTTCTTTTTATATCTCCTTCTcgttttctctctatctgtttatcagcattttgtcttttctctgtcCTTATTTCTATTCTTCCTTCCTCTTTGtccatttcctttctttcatcTGTACTTCTATCATTTCTTTAtgtcatccctccatctccttcAGCTCCTTGTAAGGAAATGTAGATCTAGATTAACTATTACAAACACCTCACCACTTAAACCATTAACAGATATATAAGCCTATAAGCAGGTTTTCATGTAACCGCTTGAAGTTATTTATGCtaatatatattattcagtGAAGCTGCAGTGAAACTAATATGAAAGGTATGTAGTTACAATTGACCTGGAACCTTACGAAAGCTGACACAGCATCTGCTTTCCCGCTAAAATCCAGCATACTTTAGTATGAGTGGAGTTATGTAGTGAGTACCTTGATGATGATCTTGCCCTTGAGCTGGTTGGGCGAGGGCAGCTGCTCCGCTTCCAGCTCCACAGGGTCAGTGAGCAGCTTGTCCTGGAACACTTCTCTGAAGTACTGCGCCATCAGTTTCTGCTGCTTCACATCACAGTGCTCTTCTATGGACAGCACCACGGGATACCTAACCACAGTCACAAGCTGCATTCACAAATCTGGACACACATCTGCCATCAACATAACTCCCAAGCATTTGATTTGATCATTTTGATGTaattatttagatttagataaaCAGGGTGCCGTGAAAAAACTCATAGTGCTGTGAAGACATGAAGAAATTCAGAAGAAATGGCCTGGGTGTAAATATGATATCCAGTACTATATAAGACAAGACTTGAATAGACTTGAGCAAGCTAACAATGTACACCAATTGTCAAAACCAAACAGAAAGATACATCATAATGTTGCcactgtgtgtgagaaaaacCCAGAAGAGATAGTATCATGTCAACTGTCCTGTCTGCTGGCCCTCCCCCACtcataaacaaaactttcacaAAGCAAGCATGGGGCAAAGTGATTCCTGCCCTCTGTTAGAGCTTGCTGTAGTTCCCCTTTTTGACACTAGATGCAATAATTACACTAGAAAGCTATAAAGGAACCAAATCAATGTCACATCAGCTTATAtggggaaggggggggggggggggggggggaggttAACTTACTCAGATGTTACAAAGGCATGATCGTTGATAGCCTTCACCACGTCTTTAAACTTAATCTTGGTTGTTCTTGTCCATCCGTGGTAAATGATGGGCTCCTCTGGCCCATTCCAGCAGTCCACTGTATTACagcaagataaagcagttactttTGACAGGCCATAGAACAAAACCTTTCTAAAATGTATTCACTTCTATGAATGACACtttgcagttttatttactttatttgtgcTTCTACTAACATTTTGCTTTATCAGTTATATTCCTAAATTATTAGGATTATTCTGGTTCAATCTGTTGTGCTTTGAGCTTATCTAAAGGTCTGTTTTCTGCACATATTTTCAGAGGATTATTAGGGTGTCCTAAACAATATTTCTGAGAATGGGGCAAGTGTGAAAGACATGAGGAGTCAGATTTTTGAGAGTAAAGAACAATAAAAGCAACCTGATCACATGAAAACAAGGCTAAAGTGGTTGGATTCtgctcattctgatgttttgtACAAATTAATTCGAAAAAAACGGTATGAATGTTAACCCTGTTCATGACCCTAACCACTGCATCATTTCATATGCAAACTGTTACAAATTTCAAGGTGTCCGTGCATGTTAATAGCTGGTGTGTTTGTGGACCAGGAGTGAGGAGAAAAATTGACTAAACTTTAGTACTAGCtagttttaattcattttcaagTAGCTCAAGGATAAAAGACATG
The genomic region above belongs to Pangasianodon hypophthalmus isolate fPanHyp1 chromosome 6, fPanHyp1.pri, whole genome shotgun sequence and contains:
- the plcg2 gene encoding 1-phosphatidylinositol 4,5-bisphosphate phosphodiesterase gamma-2, whose product is MAGRHGDLTEYQKSLIKRYLESGIIMTVYRQKMERLSVQVIMETRQVAWTRVAGKTDGVLDLSEIREIRPGKNSKDFERFKDSKDKHVDNTCFTIFYGSQFVLNTLSLGVDSVEDAEKWLRGLELLREETLYAYTPEIIESWLRKQMYSVDQTKKNSITQKEVKSLLNQSNYKVPGGRFLKDRLTAVGGKKDTIDFEQFHKLYNELMFENQKSILDEFKKESCAFIMGNTDRPDSSAVLLYDFQRFLLYQQKETWANNTNQVRELMTIFIDDTMRKTNDPEFTVGEFLSFLFSKENSIWDEKFSELSSLDMNNPLSHYWINSSHNTYLTGDQLRSESSTEAYVRCLRLGCRCIELDCWNGPEEPIIYHGWTRTTKIKFKDVVKAINDHAFVTSEYPVVLSIEEHCDVKQQKLMAQYFREVFQDKLLTDPVELEAEQLPSPNQLKGKIIIKHKKLNIGETIGMKDLSRGEKQGELFIWDPIDETWYKHYCVISKNKLYYAEENEPDEDIGKGISSVDLHRSEPWFHGRLAEGRQRAERLLQEFCLESGGRDGTFLVRESDTFLTDCTLSFWRSGRVQHCRIRSASDGGSTAFFLTENLHFPSVYALIQHYRENPLRCHDFNLRLTDFVPRPNMHLNEGWFYSNMSRGEAEDNLLRIPRDGAFLIRQREESDSYAITFRGEGMVKHCRIHKDGSLFVLGSSSEFESLVELVNYFRKKPLYRKTKLRYPVTPELVKRFSMTDKCASIYDSKQYVEANEIEPSPPQSTVKALYDYRAMRPDELSFCKGALIHNVTKESSGWWKGDYGGKVQLYFPSNYVEEVANSAAAEQKDLADDDNPLGDLCKGVVDISKCNVVRSAKHGKPVVVTLQSKDIKENTLPFHLATETTEDLYEWYQVAWDITQREGTREFEQKQQEKVEIRDEVAKEMSDLVVYCLPRSKDKDRFENYSYKEVRSFVENKYPSKNKSREFLLYNRKALSRIYPKGQRVDSSNYDPYALWTCGCQMVALNFQTADKFTQLNSALFSLNGGTGYVLQPELMRADTYDPQQEKNTVKFTLSVRVLAARHLPKTGRSISNPFVEIELCGQTDDTSKFKTTVCHDNGLNPVWLGPHRQDAETVTFTVYEPELSFLRFVVFEEDMFSDPNFLAQATFPVKGIRTGYRSVPLKNGYSENLELASLLVYVDIQQVEKAEEELYSSSSQLRKRQAELCSELFLYDTHSGLQRAAPSNRHDVLLQEFRSNENQLQKINEACRQKMKEKKINNSKFYS